The genomic window GCCTCTAGCTTCCTGGCAGAAGTAAACATCACACTGAGGGCTTGTGAGCTTTggttttaaataaacatttacctGTACAATGCTCTAAACCGTCTTTTCTGTTAGTGAAAGTGTGTGTCCCAGCTACAAGAGTGTTCTGGAGCCTTCTCATACTAGCCTGAATTATATCTCAAAAATaggcaaatgttacaaattagGGTTTATGTTATTGTTCTGTTGatatctagatttaagaaaatgatggaaaaatgttaacaatacagattaaacttaaaagtggatTATGCATACTTTCTTTTGAAAGCtggtttgttaaacatttaacagcaTAGCACTGCTTAGGTGATACACATGTAGAAGAAGAGGCATCATGGTATAACGGACagtgttgaacctggagtcaggaaaacctgcctTTCTCTATTATTAGCTAAGTTCTGGACTTCTCTTCtattgtcctcagtttcttcatgtgtaaaatggaaataataactatCTCAGAGAGTCATTGGGAAGCCCAAATAAAACCATCCATGTAAAGTTCATTGCCAGTCTTAAAATCtatttaaatgtcagttattatgatGAGAATATAATTAAACCtacctgacatttatatagcacttttaagtttgcaaaggactttattattatttatttgtcatttcataattatctttaatgaaactGATGAAAAATTCCACATAAATCTGAAATCAGAATTAAAATGTGTCCTGACTGtgtccttgacagcagggactgtcttttgtctttctttgtattgccCAGCTTAGCACaattcttagcacatagtaggtgcttaataaatgtttactgattgaataCTTCCAGTCATGGCACAAAAAGATAGCACTAGACTAGCATCTGGAGCACCAGTTTCTGTCTCTTCCTATGTTTTTGACCTACGGCCATTCACTTGGAACAGCCAGACCTGGGGCCAGACCTCTCCCTTGGTCTCAAATTCCTTATTCTTTATCTGTATAGTAAGGGAATTAGAGTGGGTATCATTTGAGCTCTCTTCCAACTAGGACATAGAAATCCTAATTATAGATGAGAAAGGTAGCTAGGCTAGATCATAGAGGGGGATATTTGTCCTGGAGACACCAAAGTTTGAAAAGGTTGACAGggatttttacagatgaaacaactAAGAtccaaagaggttaagggacaACTGAGAGGTCAATTGACATCACATAAATAGCAGAGCTTAGATTTAATGGTACACCATCAGGCAAGGAGCAGGGGAGATATTCATCCCAAAGGGATGAGGAGACTAAGATTTAGGGACATCATCTGTAAAGTCACATAAGTAGAAAGTGACAGTTGGTGCCACTAGGTGACACTGTGATCCTCTTTGTTCATTATAAGAAACTACCCGGGGTTAGAAAGGATGGGCATTAAGTGATAAAGCACTGTGGAGAAGGACCAGTTTCTGTCTTGGGTCATGGTGCAGATTCAGATTTCTTAAAAACCTAAAAAATATCCATGATTTTgccagtgtggaaattcccttgACTAATGCATGATGCACCCcattcctcttcttcatcttagTATTCAGTCCTGGATTGTTGTGGACCTCCTAGAAAATTTTGCAGCCAGTAGGGAGCATCCTGGTGGGGAACCTCTCTGCATTTAGTGGGgtttatggtgtgtgtgtgtgtgtgtgtgtgtgtgtgtgtgtgtgtgtgtgtgtgtgtgtatctctatcAAAGCATGAGTAGATCCTCTGATGTTGTGTCTCAAACTTCTTCAGCTGGATGGGACTTTTGATTACTTATGCTTTTCAGCACAGAATGCGAGCACCAAGGATTACCTCTCCACCTTAGCAAAGCATTAGAGGAAGACTTGGGTGCACATGAATTTAAACTGCTGTTTTTCCTCCCTGAAAATTCTAAGGAAGGTATTTTAGTGCTGTTCTGTATTTCAATTTACATAAATTTGCCAGTTACATTCAGAAAGCTTTAACTCTTGATATGTAAAATACTCAAAATGAATCAGTCTGACTGATAATGAATTAGTCAAGGCTGCTTGCAAAAGGCTGTAGTGGGAGAGAAGTTTCCTTTGCCTTTATACAGAAATTGGGAGATCAGCTTTGGGATATACAGGACCAAACTAGGTACTGGCCTCAGAAAACAGGAATGCTTTTAGCATCCTTGGGATCTGATGGGTCTATTCAGTCATGTATGGGATTGTCAAAAAGCTTTGTCAGAAACCAGATAGGTTgatgtcatttttaaaagtcattttatttcttagaagTTCATTTGTTTTGGGATAAgttctatatattattttcttctccaggacaTTTTAAATAGAGACAAATGATGAAATGAGGTGATTACAGCTTGTGCCTCAGCTACTGGAGTAATTTCAACCAGATTATTACTGAAATGTCTGTAATTAATTATtatagtttttattatattggtgtgACCCAACCATGAACAATTAATCTCTCTAAatatttgtcttccttttttttctgtaaaaggtATTTTGTAATTGAATTCATATAAGTCCAGAATGTGTCATGGTAGTTTTACGTATAAGTATTTTATACACTTTAAAGTTACTTCTAATGGAATTAATTTTCCTATCTTCCACTGCTAGGTTTTATTAACAATATATAAAAAAGGCAGatgatttttgtgtttatttcatATCCTACTACTTCATTatagttattaattgtttcaatttttttggtTGAATCTCTATACTTCAAATATCATAGCATGTAAGCAAATCATCATATCACAGAAAAGTAAAGGTATTTTGAATCTTTTTGtctatgataattttttttagaacTCTTACAGTAGGTAGGTATGTGATCCAATAGCTTTAAGGAAAGGGTTCCCACACATGTTTGATGATATCAGACAGAAAACAAGTGCATGAGTTGAAAATCTAGCAATGAGAAGATTGGAATGAAGCAGCTGCGGACTAAAGATGAGACTGGACCAAACCAGCAATGGTGGCATGTGGTGATCATGAAGCCTAAACAACAACTCCTCTTTCTCTTGCTTTGATCAGAGGTTAAATCTCAACCTTTTCCCTCAGAATCTCCTCAACCTCCATATCAAGTGAGATGATGAATGCATATTTGCACTTTTATATGCTTGCTATTGCTATTAAATGACATGTCCATTAATGTTGGTTCTGTATAAACCTAACAGTTCATGCTTTTAGAATGAGGGAGGGGAAGCTAGCCTATGGGAGAAGAGATATCCCCAGTTTTACTCCAAGAGGGGGATTGAGCTGATTAAAGAGACAGTTTCTATAATTGTGACAATATCTAAGATTTTTTTCAGAGCATACTCACTACATTGTCTTTGAATCTGAAAAATGATAGCATTAATAAGGAGATGAGTCAGTAGGAGAGGGGCAGGGATTACTATAGCTGTTCCCATGTGGACCGGAGAGGCAATGGATCACATACCTACCTACTGTAAGAGCTCTAAAAGAAATTATCATAGACAAAAAGGGActcaaaattatctttatttttacatgataTGATGATTTGCATAGAGAAGTATAGAGattcaacaaaaaaaattgaaacaattaataactatAATAAAGTAGTAAGATGGGCTATTGGaactttcaaaacaaaaaaaaccctgagCTCTCTTGAGTGCCTATAAATGATTTAGCCTCAGGATTCTCTACTATTCCTGGAACATCTTCCAAAATTTCTGTGATCTGTGTATAAGCATCCAGGGATTTCaccacaatttctttttcttatggcTAACATGTCTAGAACTGTGAATCAAATAATGGTGTTTTCAATGTGCTGCAACCTtactttacccctgatcttactggaaaggcttcCACTGTTGCTCAGTTACAAATAATGCTAATTCTCTGACTCACTCTTGCTCTCAATTCATTATCTGTAAGAAGGAGGTCTTTTGAAGAACTGAGAGGAGTCACAGATATTAttacttgaggcaaaatgtccaGAGCAAAGGAGATTACAGCTTAGCAGTTTTCTGCCCTGATCAGGCCATATGTAGAATACTATGTTGATTTATAGGTGCTGCATTTGAGGATAGACATCAAAAAGCCAATATCACTCTGTAGCAATTATGAACTTATTTTGGGATGAATAATAACTTACTTTTATGTAAGATTCTATCACCTGCAGAATACTCTTTTCATAAAAAGCCCATGAAAGAGCTCATAGGTAGTAATGTAAAAATGTGAAACAGCATGGTATAATAATGAAAACCGACCTTAGTGTTTTAAGGCTTGTGTAACACTTTGCCTACATTATCATATTTGAGTCTGTTAATAAGCCTGGGGAGGTACACAGTTATTGTtattctcactttatagatgaggaaactgagactgagagaacttaagagacttgtccaaggtctctaAGTGCCCAAAGCAAGATTCAaccccagttctttctgactccaagcacattgctttatccactgtgtcatacTGCCTTTTTGAATATATAGAGTACTGAATTTGGCATTAAGAAGACATGTATTGAAATCCTTCCAcaatacttattagttgtgtgattctgggcaaatcatttcacttctgtttaacctcagtttcctcaactgtaaaatggttataatagtacctaccttagagggttgttgtaaagatcacaGAAATAAACAGATATAAACTACTTTGCATACTTTAAAGGCTCTATATAGATGCAAGTATCATTatccttcttttacaaatgaggaaaatcagaCTCTGAAGTTGAAATAACTTTCTTATGATTACCTAGTTAGCTAGAGGGAAGACCCAGATTTTGAACCCCAAGGATCCAATTTCAAATCCAATGCCCTTTCCCATGgatctaatttaatttaaatttgccCAAGCTAATTTAAGATAATAAGCAAGAAGATAAGATTCCAATCCACCTTCCCCACCACTCCTCTGGTTAACAGATCCAGCCCAATTCAAACTTTTGACttctttgtatatgtttatttccATGAATCAAtacatcatagaatcataggaggGGTCTGGGAACACTAAGAAAACATGATCCTTACACTGCCTTAGGCTTTGAGGAATGAGATAGCAAGCCAGGAGAAGAGTAACTTGATATGGGAACTTCTTAAACAAATGGAGACAGATCACAACCTCAGTATGACTCATATGTCTGTCTCTCTTATATTCTAAAATCAAAGATACATGAATTTTATATGGCACATTCTTTGGGATCATTAACATATTATGTTGCTGTTCTTACATTAGCCTTAATAATCAAAAGATGTTCAATAAAGTCTGAAAAAGAGTAAACATGGATATTTTAGGAGGAGAGGGGATTAGGGTCTCATGATCATTCTTATCATTGGTGTGGAAATAGTAAATAGCCATAGTAAATAccattaggaaagaaaaaagaaagcatgagAATAAAATGACATAGTGTGTCTTTTGGCTGAATCTTTAGTTTCTTGGTTAACATGGTTTAATCTATTAATCTTCAGCATGGTAGATATGGTCCATGTCCTTTTCTGGCCCCTGTAACACTTCATAGTGAGGAATCCTGAACGTTCTGGGTTTTTGAATGACATCCTCTGTGAGACTTGGGTGGTAGAGgaaatctctgtcttcctcaggaAATTGAATAGGATTTCGAAAACGTCTCAAGATATCTGTGTCTAGGGTAGAGAAAATCTGCATTTAGTTcccccagaactgaaaagaagagCTCTTCTTGGGAATTTTAGTGGCCCCTCTTCCTCTCAGATACTTTTAAATTTACAGATCCTCAATATATAGTGCTAAATGTTAGATCCCGTTAAGGGTGATatatgagaaaggagagcatggTTGTTATTTTTCAGCCCTttgaaatctgacttcagacttcCACCCTTAACTGAAACTGTTCTcagtcaatgaacaagcatttaataaacatctcCTTTGTACCAGAGGCTATACtaatcactggggatataaataaaggcaaaaatatggaccctgcactcaaggaactcacattctgatgggggagatcTCATAAATAAccataaacatataaaatatttggagcaTAAATGCAAGATAGTCTCAGAGAGAACGTACTAGCAGTGGGAGAGGGGAAGTTGGGAAGTGCCTCCTGAAAAAGGaggaatttgaactgagttttgaagaaaatcaGGGAAGCCAAGAAGTGGAGGTAAGTAAAGAGGGCATAAGGGAAGGTCAGGGAAAACACCTGGAATTGGGAGAAGTGTCCTGTGTGAAGAACAACACAGGAAGAGTAGAACTGGGTCATAGAGCAAGTGGAGGGgacagaaatgtaaaaaaattggAAGATAGGAGGGGCCATGTCATGAAGGACTTCAAATACTGAAAGAAAGCAGAATGCCATATTTGATCCTGTAGGGAGTCATTGAAGTGTATTCAGCAGGTACGTCAGACCTTATGCTAAGTTACCTGTGATCTCTTAATGGTCAAATATGGAGGTTTCTTTGACAATCCTtgtccttcttgacttctctgcagtatTCAACATTGTTGCCCACCTACTCCTCCCATATATCATCTGTTCCCTGGGTTCTCTTGACATGGctctcttttgtttctcctcCAACCTCCctgactgcttcttctcagtctcctttctaGTTCATCTGTATCATGCTGTCTTATTGGGGAATCCCTCAATGCTGcattctgggccctcttctcttcctgagttacACACATTCTTATTTTGCTGACTTCATCAGTTCTCATTGTTCTATGATCATCTTTGTGCAGATGCCTCTGAGCCAGCATAGCACAGGGGAAAGAGACAAAgtcagaaaattggggaagggggtgtgtcaaatctttcctctgcttTTTACCACCTGTGTAACTTGGGACAAATCACTATATCTCCCAAGGCCGCATTTccccattcataaaatgaggtagttggataAGATTGTGTCTAAGGTCCTCTCTGGTTCTAAATCCATAATCctatgattcccagatctatagaTCCTACCCTGGTCTCTCTAGGAGCTCCACTCTTTCACCACCAACTACCTGCTAAATTTTTCATATTGGATGTCTAATAGGCATCTCACACTCAGCATCCCCAAACAGATTCAGTATCTTTCTTTTAAAACCCATCCgtcttttaaaataaatccttTCTTGATATTATTAACTTTGCAAATATTGTTTCCAAAGACAAAGAATAGATTAAGAAGGTTTAATTTGTGAAACTGTGAATTTTCACAACatatgatttgaaaaaaaaaaaagattacttgTCTATATCcccttctaaacttccttctgtcctcttttgttaattttaaagattt from Notamacropus eugenii isolate mMacEug1 chromosome 1, mMacEug1.pri_v2, whole genome shotgun sequence includes these protein-coding regions:
- the PRAP1 gene encoding proline-rich acidic protein 1 — encoded protein: MKRLILLASLAVLLLQEVHGAPKNQVLMNAKRKNSFSEESTNEQLNLGPKAKQSENDNLLDTDILRRFRNPIQFPEEDRDFLYHPSLTEDVIQKPRTFRIPHYEVLQGPEKDMDHIYHAED